A single genomic interval of Lathyrus oleraceus cultivar Zhongwan6 chromosome 7, CAAS_Psat_ZW6_1.0, whole genome shotgun sequence harbors:
- the LOC127107550 gene encoding small ribosomal subunit protein uS15 translates to MGRLHSKGKGISSSALPYRRTAPSWLKISSQDVDETICKFAKKGLTPSQIGVILRDSHGIAQVKSVTGSKILRILKAHGLAPEIPEDLYHLIKKAVSIRKHLERNRKDKDSKFRLILVESRIHRLARYYKKTKKLPPVWKYESTTASTLVA, encoded by the exons ATGGGTCGTTTGCACTCAAAAGG TAAGGGTATTTCCAGTTCAGCTCTTCCTTACAGGAGAACAGCTCCATCTTGGCTCAAGATCTCTTCCCAGGAT GTTGATGAAACCATCTGCAAGTTTGCCAAGAAAGGTTTAACTCCATCACAAATTGGTGTTATTCTTCGTGACTCCCATGGAATTGCTCAGGTTAAGAGTGTAACTGGAAGCAAGATTCTGCGCATATTGAAGGCTCATG GTCTTGCTCCTGAAATTCCTGAAGATCTGTATCACTTGATCAAGAAGGCTGTCTCAATCAGGAAGCATTTGGAGAGGAACAGGAAGGACAAGGATTCTAAGTTCAGGCTTATTTTGGTTGAGAGCAGGATCCATCGTCTTGCTCGTTACTACAAGAAGACAAAGAAGCTTCCACCAGTATGGAAATA TGAATCAACAACTGCCAGTACCCTTGTTGCTTAA